A portion of the Sulfuriferula sp. AH1 genome contains these proteins:
- the ilvC gene encoding ketol-acid reductoisomerase: protein MNVYYDKDADLSLIKGKTVAIIGYGSQGHAHANNLKDSGVNVIVGLRKDGASWSKAEAAGLKVQEVGAAVKNADLIMILVPDEQQPDVYKNDIAPNLKAGATLAFAHGFNIHYGQITPRKDVDVVMIAPKGPGHLVRSTYKQGGGVPSLIAIHQDNSGKARDLALSYAAANGGTKGGVIETSFREETETDLFGEQAVLCGGCVELVKAGFETLTEAGYAPEMAYFECLHELKLIVDLMYEGGIANMNYSISNNAEYGEYVTGPAVIADQARAAMKQALANIQNGEYAKSFILENKAGAAGMHAKRRQNAEHPIEIVGEKLRGMMPWIKQNKLVDQTKN, encoded by the coding sequence ATGAATGTTTATTACGACAAAGACGCCGACCTTTCGCTGATCAAGGGCAAGACCGTAGCGATCATCGGCTATGGCTCGCAAGGCCATGCGCACGCTAACAACCTCAAGGATTCCGGCGTTAACGTGATTGTCGGCTTGCGCAAAGACGGCGCATCCTGGAGCAAGGCTGAAGCCGCAGGCCTGAAAGTGCAAGAAGTAGGCGCAGCGGTAAAAAATGCCGATTTGATCATGATCCTGGTGCCTGACGAACAGCAACCTGATGTTTACAAAAACGATATTGCGCCTAATCTGAAAGCGGGTGCGACCCTGGCTTTTGCGCATGGTTTCAATATCCATTATGGCCAGATCACCCCGCGCAAGGATGTGGATGTGGTGATGATTGCGCCTAAAGGCCCGGGCCATCTGGTGCGTTCTACCTACAAACAGGGTGGCGGCGTACCTTCGCTGATCGCGATACATCAGGATAACTCCGGCAAGGCGCGCGATCTGGCATTGTCTTATGCTGCGGCCAACGGCGGCACCAAAGGCGGCGTGATCGAGACTTCGTTCCGTGAAGAAACCGAAACTGACTTGTTCGGCGAGCAGGCTGTGTTGTGCGGCGGTTGCGTAGAGCTGGTCAAAGCCGGTTTCGAGACGCTGACTGAAGCAGGTTATGCACCTGAAATGGCTTATTTTGAATGCCTGCACGAATTGAAACTGATCGTCGACCTGATGTACGAAGGCGGCATCGCCAACATGAATTATTCGATCTCCAATAACGCAGAATACGGCGAGTACGTGACCGGCCCGGCTGTGATCGCTGATCAGGCGCGCGCCGCAATGAAGCAGGCGCTGGCCAACATCCAGAACGGCGAATACGCCAAAAGCTTCATTCTGGAAAACAAGGCCGGTGCTGCCGGTATGCATGCCAAGCGTCGTCAGAATGCAGAACATCCGATCGAAATTGTCGGTGAAAAACTGCGTGGCATGATGCCGTGGATCAAGCAAAACAAGTTAGTGGATCAAACCAAGAACTGA
- a CDS encoding S41 family peptidase, with amino-acid sequence MRNKLQKISLVGSGIVIGVALSLNLPAIADREATQPLPLDELRAFTEVFGKIKSDYVEPVGDKKLIDSAINGMLSGLDPHSAYMDADAFKDLQVGTQGEFGGLGIEVGMEDGFVKVVSPIEDTPAQKAGLKSGDLIIKLDDTPVKGLTINDAVKRMRGKPNTPITLTIIRKGVSKPFTVTLIRAVIKVKSVKYKLVEPNFGYIRITQFQEHTGENMVQAIDALQKENKGALKGVVLDLRNDPGGLLNGAVGVSAAFLKPDSLVVYTDGRAEDSKMKLTASPDFYLRGNQADYLKNLPAWVKTVPMVVLVNAGSASASEIVAGALQDHKRAIVLGTQSFGKGSVQTILPLGNGTGIKLTTARYFTPSGRSIQNKGITPDIIVEEGKVVGSDQQDGFGVREADLENHLSNPNSPADTGTLVPPKIVAPQKTDDKSGKPAKGNKLEPGEIVSKDDFQLNQALSLLKGINILKNADASTKAVESSTAKQ; translated from the coding sequence ATGCGTAACAAACTACAAAAAATAAGTTTAGTCGGGTCCGGTATTGTCATCGGCGTCGCACTCTCGCTAAACCTGCCTGCCATCGCCGATCGCGAAGCAACCCAACCCTTGCCGCTCGATGAACTGCGTGCATTTACCGAGGTCTTCGGCAAAATCAAAAGCGATTACGTCGAACCTGTCGGAGACAAAAAACTCATCGATTCGGCGATCAACGGCATGTTATCCGGACTCGACCCCCACTCCGCCTACATGGATGCAGATGCCTTCAAGGATCTGCAAGTCGGCACCCAGGGTGAATTCGGCGGATTGGGCATAGAAGTCGGCATGGAAGACGGCTTTGTCAAGGTCGTCTCGCCCATAGAAGACACGCCGGCCCAGAAAGCCGGGCTGAAAAGCGGCGACCTCATCATCAAACTCGACGACACCCCGGTCAAAGGCCTGACGATTAACGATGCCGTGAAACGCATGCGCGGCAAACCCAACACGCCCATTACCTTGACCATCATACGCAAGGGCGTCAGCAAGCCTTTTACCGTCACCCTGATTCGCGCCGTTATCAAAGTCAAGAGCGTGAAATACAAATTGGTTGAACCCAACTTCGGTTACATTCGCATCACGCAGTTCCAGGAACACACCGGCGAAAATATGGTTCAAGCCATAGACGCCTTGCAAAAGGAAAACAAAGGTGCACTGAAAGGCGTAGTGCTGGATCTGCGCAACGACCCGGGTGGCCTGCTCAATGGCGCGGTGGGCGTATCCGCTGCATTTCTTAAACCCGATAGCCTCGTGGTATATACCGATGGCCGTGCAGAAGATTCCAAAATGAAACTGACCGCCTCGCCCGATTTCTACTTGCGCGGCAATCAGGCTGACTACCTCAAGAACTTGCCGGCCTGGGTAAAAACCGTGCCTATGGTGGTGCTCGTCAATGCCGGCTCGGCTTCCGCTTCGGAAATTGTCGCAGGTGCGTTACAGGACCATAAACGTGCCATCGTGCTTGGCACCCAGTCCTTCGGCAAGGGCTCGGTACAGACGATACTGCCATTGGGCAACGGCACTGGCATCAAATTGACCACTGCGCGTTATTTCACACCTAGCGGGCGTTCGATTCAGAACAAAGGTATCACGCCGGATATCATTGTCGAGGAAGGCAAAGTCGTTGGCAGCGATCAACAGGATGGATTCGGCGTACGCGAAGCCGATCTGGAAAATCATCTGAGCAACCCGAATAGCCCGGCCGATACGGGTACTCTCGTTCCGCCGAAAATTGTCGCCCCGCAAAAAACCGATGACAAATCCGGCAAACCGGCCAAAGGCAACAAACTGGAACCAGGCGAAATTGTTTCCAAGGATGATTTCCAGCTCAATCAGGCACTCAGCTTGTTAAAGGGGATCAACATCCTTAAGAATGCTGACGCATCGACGAAAGCCGTTGAAAGCAGCACTGCAAAACAGTAA
- a CDS encoding murein hydrolase activator EnvC, whose product MNPRHLIVGMAFALHLLSVNAYGAQDAAELATIRSKIQQLREQNHVAETNRNRAADALKQSERAISDANRTLFELNQQRNDTELALTQLRNRSQTTHNAIDRQQQELMKLIRQQYFSGQSDTAKLLMNGGNPNQMARNLTYFSYISRARNQLISALQQNLNQLDQLTQAQQQQQARLDQIRQQHQQQRQVLQQQRQIKQQVVQQLGSEIQQQRQQIATLEQNEKRITKLMQDLARAIAKRKAREAAEARKARPIAPHGGPVRQLAQPFTPDTGLGRLKGRLIMPTRGELIHRFGTPREQGGTLWKGLFIKAPAGQPVHSVANGQVVFADWLRGFGNLIIIDHGGGYMSLYSNNETLYKQVGSSVKAGDTIASVGNTGGNSETGLYFELRYQSQAFDPSNWLAR is encoded by the coding sequence GTGAATCCACGCCACCTCATTGTCGGTATGGCATTCGCGCTGCACTTGCTCAGCGTGAATGCTTACGGCGCACAAGATGCAGCCGAGCTAGCCACAATACGCTCCAAGATTCAGCAATTGCGCGAGCAGAATCATGTGGCCGAAACCAATCGCAACCGGGCGGCAGATGCGCTGAAGCAATCCGAACGGGCCATCAGCGATGCCAACCGTACCCTGTTCGAGCTGAATCAGCAGCGCAATGACACCGAACTCGCGCTGACACAACTGCGCAACCGCAGCCAAACCACGCATAACGCCATAGACCGGCAGCAGCAGGAATTGATGAAGCTTATCCGGCAACAGTATTTTTCCGGACAATCCGACACCGCAAAACTGCTGATGAACGGCGGCAATCCCAATCAGATGGCGCGCAACCTGACTTACTTCAGCTACATCAGCCGTGCTCGCAATCAGCTGATCAGCGCATTGCAACAGAATCTCAATCAACTGGATCAGCTCACGCAGGCACAGCAACAGCAACAAGCGCGGCTGGATCAGATTCGTCAGCAGCATCAGCAACAACGGCAAGTATTACAGCAACAACGCCAGATAAAACAGCAAGTCGTACAGCAGCTCGGTTCCGAAATCCAGCAACAGCGCCAGCAAATCGCCACGCTGGAACAGAATGAAAAACGCATCACCAAACTGATGCAGGATCTGGCGAGGGCAATAGCAAAAAGAAAGGCCAGAGAAGCCGCCGAGGCGCGCAAAGCAAGGCCCATTGCACCTCATGGCGGCCCGGTCAGACAGCTGGCTCAACCCTTTACGCCGGATACTGGTCTGGGGCGCCTCAAAGGCCGCCTGATTATGCCGACCCGGGGGGAACTTATCCACCGCTTCGGCACTCCACGTGAACAGGGTGGAACTTTGTGGAAAGGCTTATTCATCAAAGCCCCCGCCGGCCAACCGGTTCATAGCGTCGCCAACGGACAAGTCGTCTTTGCCGACTGGCTACGCGGCTTCGGCAACCTGATTATCATCGATCACGGCGGCGGTTATATGAGTCTGTACAGCAATAATGAAACCCTGTATAAACAGGTTGGTAGTAGCGTCAAAGCTGGCGATACTATCGCCAGCGTAGGTAACACCGGCGGGAATAGCGAGACGGGTTTATATTTCGAATTACGCTACCAAAGTCAAGCATTTGACCCCAGTAATTGGTTAGCGAGGTAA
- the slmA gene encoding nucleoid occlusion factor SlmA codes for MSVPGERKLQILQTLAEMLEMPAAEKITTASLAARLQVSEAALYRHFASKAQMFEGLIEFIEQSVFGLINKITSSQESGIAQLEAITKVLLGFAETNPGMTRVLIGDALVNENDRLQARITQLHDRLEATLRQSLRIAVTQAETTVDANIAANMLLCIVIGKWQQFAKSGFKRLPNADFAGLWLVLRTAI; via the coding sequence GTGTCAGTACCGGGAGAGAGAAAATTACAAATATTGCAAACACTGGCTGAAATGTTGGAAATGCCCGCCGCAGAGAAAATCACGACGGCGTCATTGGCAGCCCGTTTGCAAGTATCGGAAGCAGCGCTGTACCGGCATTTTGCCAGCAAGGCGCAGATGTTCGAAGGCTTGATCGAGTTTATCGAACAATCCGTATTCGGGCTGATCAATAAAATCACCTCCAGCCAGGAAAGCGGCATCGCACAGCTGGAGGCAATTACCAAGGTATTGTTAGGCTTTGCCGAAACCAACCCCGGCATGACGCGTGTGCTGATCGGCGATGCGCTGGTCAACGAGAATGACCGCTTGCAGGCGCGTATCACGCAATTGCACGACCGTCTGGAAGCGACATTGCGCCAAAGTCTGCGTATCGCCGTGACGCAAGCCGAAACCACAGTCGATGCGAATATTGCCGCTAACATGCTGCTTTGCATTGTGATCGGCAAGTGGCAGCAATTTGCCAAGAGCGGTTTCAAACGACTGCCGAATGCCGATTTTGCCGGGTTGTGGCTGGTCCTGCGGACGGCAATTTAG
- the pssA gene encoding CDP-diacylglycerol--serine O-phosphatidyltransferase, which translates to MSEHHSYKPLIGKQSQRRGIYLLPNLFTTAALFAGFYAIVQAMNGRFELAAVAIFVAMVLDGLDGRVARLTHTQSAFGAEYDSLSDMVSFGVAPALIAYVWALKGMGKLGWMAAFVYCVGAALRLARFNTQLDVADKRYFQGLPSPAAAALVAGLVWVMNEYGIAGNDVRWLAFFVTLFAGLTMVSNVRYYSGKDINLRRSVPFVVVFLIAMGFVLVAYSPPEILFAIVTLYALSGYASSAWAWLRRNKIKPQ; encoded by the coding sequence ATGTCAGAACATCATAGTTACAAACCGTTAATCGGTAAGCAATCGCAGCGGCGTGGAATTTACCTGCTGCCAAACCTGTTTACCACAGCAGCGCTGTTTGCCGGCTTCTATGCCATCGTGCAGGCCATGAATGGTCGTTTCGAACTGGCGGCGGTGGCAATATTCGTGGCGATGGTGCTGGACGGGCTGGACGGTCGTGTGGCTCGTTTGACCCATACGCAAAGTGCATTCGGTGCCGAGTATGATTCCTTGTCGGATATGGTGTCATTTGGCGTTGCGCCGGCCCTGATCGCCTATGTCTGGGCGTTGAAAGGCATGGGGAAGCTGGGATGGATGGCGGCGTTCGTGTATTGCGTCGGCGCTGCATTGCGCCTTGCACGCTTCAATACGCAACTGGATGTGGCAGATAAGCGTTATTTCCAGGGCTTGCCCAGCCCGGCAGCGGCGGCGCTGGTCGCTGGCCTGGTGTGGGTGATGAATGAATACGGCATCGCCGGGAACGATGTCAGATGGCTGGCATTTTTTGTGACACTGTTCGCCGGTTTGACGATGGTGAGCAATGTGCGCTATTACAGCGGCAAGGATATCAACTTGCGGCGCAGCGTACCTTTTGTCGTCGTGTTTCTGATTGCAATGGGATTCGTGCTGGTCGCGTACAGTCCGCCTGAAATCCTGTTCGCCATCGTGACGCTGTACGCGTTATCGGGTTATGCGAGCAGTGCCTGGGCATGGTTACGCAGAAACAAAATCAAGCCGCAATAA
- a CDS encoding M48 family metallopeptidase: MNTTNGGAVGINRPQTMSQLVSSQSLMQQATLTYSNLLGKEARQGDLNPNPAQTARVRAIVNRLIPQTAVFRPDALSWKWEVNVIRSPEVNAWCMPGGKIAIYTGIIDKLKLSDDEIAAVMGHEIAHAVREHAREQASEQSLLQLGMLGAQIGGVGRGTVNAAGQLYQVGVGLPHSRLHETEADRMGVELAARAGYDPRAAIGLWQKMSKLGGNPPEFLSTHPSPDTRMQDLAVYSERVMPLYLAAKR; encoded by the coding sequence GTGAATACAACGAATGGCGGAGCGGTGGGGATAAACCGCCCGCAAACGATGTCGCAGCTGGTTTCCAGCCAGTCTTTGATGCAGCAGGCGACCCTGACCTACAGCAATCTGCTGGGTAAAGAGGCGCGGCAAGGCGATTTGAACCCGAACCCGGCGCAAACTGCACGAGTGCGCGCGATCGTCAACCGGCTGATTCCGCAAACCGCCGTGTTTCGTCCCGATGCCTTGAGCTGGAAATGGGAGGTGAATGTCATCCGCTCGCCGGAAGTGAACGCATGGTGCATGCCTGGCGGCAAGATTGCGATTTATACCGGCATTATCGACAAGCTCAAGTTAAGCGACGACGAGATTGCCGCCGTAATGGGCCATGAAATCGCTCACGCAGTGCGTGAGCATGCGCGCGAGCAGGCATCCGAACAGAGTTTGCTGCAATTGGGTATGCTGGGTGCACAGATAGGCGGTGTCGGTCGCGGCACGGTGAATGCAGCCGGGCAGCTGTATCAGGTCGGGGTCGGCTTGCCGCATAGCCGCCTGCATGAAACCGAAGCTGACCGGATGGGGGTGGAGCTGGCAGCACGGGCAGGTTACGATCCGCGCGCAGCGATCGGTCTGTGGCAGAAAATGAGCAAGCTGGGGGGGAATCCGCCCGAGTTCCTCAGTACCCATCCCAGCCCGGATACGCGCATGCAGGATCTGGCGGTATATTCAGAGCGGGTGATGCCGCTATATTTAGCTGCAAAAAGGTAA
- a CDS encoding molybdopterin-synthase adenylyltransferase MoeB, which translates to MQDADLLRYSRHILLNDIGITGQQAILDARVLIIGAGGLGSPVALYLAASGVGHITIADNDSVDCSNLQRQIIHDDAAIGQNKAVSAAASIHRLNPRVHVTPVCERLSGTLLEHHVAAHDVIIDASDNFATRHAINRACLAHRKPLVSGAAVRFDGQVSIFDMRRPDSPCYHCLYPENSDADEVRCAENGVFSPLVGIIGATQAAEALKLICGAGKTLNGRLLLLDALDMQWRSIKLTRDSECDVCGQYQPTADSESAAN; encoded by the coding sequence ATGCAAGATGCTGACCTGCTTCGTTACAGCCGGCATATCCTGCTCAACGATATCGGCATAACAGGTCAGCAAGCCATTCTCGATGCTCGCGTCCTCATTATCGGCGCGGGCGGTCTGGGTTCCCCGGTTGCCCTCTATCTGGCCGCCAGTGGTGTCGGTCACATCACTATCGCCGACAACGACAGCGTCGACTGCAGTAATCTGCAGCGACAAATCATTCATGACGATGCCGCCATCGGGCAAAACAAGGCGGTCTCCGCGGCTGCCAGCATCCACAGGCTCAATCCGCGCGTGCACGTCACGCCTGTTTGCGAGCGACTGTCTGGCACACTGCTCGAGCATCACGTTGCCGCGCATGACGTCATTATTGATGCCAGCGACAACTTCGCCACGCGCCATGCCATCAACCGCGCTTGCCTTGCGCATCGCAAACCGCTGGTTTCAGGGGCAGCGGTTCGCTTTGACGGGCAAGTCAGCATCTTTGACATGCGCCGGCCTGACAGTCCGTGCTATCACTGCCTGTATCCGGAAAACAGCGATGCTGATGAAGTGAGATGTGCAGAAAACGGCGTGTTTTCACCGCTGGTCGGCATCATCGGCGCGACGCAAGCCGCCGAAGCACTCAAACTCATCTGCGGCGCGGGAAAAACATTGAATGGTCGTCTGTTACTGCTGGATGCGCTTGATATGCAGTGGCGCAGCATCAAACTTACACGCGATTCGGAATGCGATGTATGCGGCCAATACCAGCCGACCGCCGATTCCGAATCGGCAGCTAACTGA
- a CDS encoding 2-isopropylmalate synthase, translated as MSSDHLIIFDTTLRDGEQSPGASMTREEKVRIARQLERMRVDIIEAGFPAASNGDFESVKAVADAVKDSTVCGLARALERDIQRAGEALRGANSSRIHTFIATSPIHMEKKLRMSPDQVIEQAVKAVTWARQYTDNVEFSPEDAGRSDQDFLCRVLEAVIDAGARTLNIPDTVGYSVPEQFGTLIRNLRERIPNSDKAIFSVHCHNDLGLAVANSLSAVMNGARQVECTVNGLGERAGNAALEEIVMAVRTRSDVFHCATRIDTTQIVPASRLVASITGFAVQPNKAIVGANAFAHESGIHQDGVLKHRETYEIMRAEDVGWSANKMVLGKHSGRNAFRTRLTELGIDLGTEEAVNAAFSRFKELADKKHEIFDEDLHALVSEEAAANAVEAYKLVSLKVCSETGEIPFAKVVISAHGEEKTASSAGGGPVDATFKALEQIVNSSAELQLYSVNNITTGTDAQGEVTVRLSKAGRIVNGQGADTDIVVASAEAYLDALNGLYNKLERAHPQI; from the coding sequence ATGAGCAGCGACCATTTGATTATATTTGATACAACTTTGCGCGATGGCGAGCAGAGCCCCGGCGCGTCGATGACGCGCGAGGAAAAGGTCCGTATCGCGCGGCAACTGGAGCGCATGCGGGTGGACATCATCGAGGCCGGTTTCCCGGCCGCCTCGAACGGTGATTTTGAATCGGTCAAGGCAGTCGCCGATGCGGTCAAGGACAGTACCGTCTGTGGTCTGGCACGCGCCCTGGAACGTGATATCCAGCGCGCCGGCGAAGCGTTGCGCGGCGCCAATTCCTCGCGTATCCATACCTTTATTGCTACCAGCCCAATCCACATGGAGAAGAAGCTGCGCATGTCGCCCGATCAGGTCATCGAGCAGGCTGTCAAAGCGGTGACCTGGGCACGGCAATACACGGATAACGTCGAGTTCTCACCGGAAGATGCCGGGCGCTCGGATCAGGATTTCCTGTGCCGCGTACTGGAGGCGGTGATCGATGCCGGCGCGCGTACTTTGAATATCCCGGATACAGTCGGTTACAGCGTACCTGAGCAATTCGGCACGCTCATCCGCAACTTGCGCGAACGTATTCCGAATTCGGACAAGGCCATATTTTCGGTGCATTGTCACAACGACCTGGGGCTGGCAGTGGCGAATTCCCTGTCAGCGGTGATGAATGGCGCGCGTCAGGTCGAGTGTACTGTCAATGGCTTGGGTGAGCGTGCGGGCAATGCGGCGCTGGAAGAAATCGTCATGGCGGTGCGTACGCGTTCGGATGTGTTCCACTGCGCTACCCGCATCGACACCACGCAGATAGTGCCCGCGTCGCGCTTGGTGGCTAGCATTACCGGATTCGCCGTGCAGCCGAACAAAGCCATCGTCGGCGCCAATGCGTTTGCACATGAGTCCGGTATCCATCAGGATGGCGTGCTCAAGCATCGCGAGACCTATGAAATCATGCGCGCGGAAGATGTCGGCTGGAGCGCCAATAAAATGGTGCTGGGCAAGCATTCCGGACGCAATGCGTTCCGTACCCGTCTGACCGAACTTGGCATCGATTTGGGTACGGAAGAAGCCGTTAACGCCGCTTTTTCCCGTTTCAAGGAATTGGCCGACAAGAAACACGAGATTTTCGATGAGGATCTGCACGCTTTAGTCAGTGAAGAAGCTGCTGCTAACGCAGTTGAAGCCTACAAATTGGTATCGCTCAAGGTGTGCTCGGAAACGGGCGAGATTCCTTTTGCCAAGGTTGTGATCAGCGCACATGGCGAGGAAAAAACCGCCAGCTCCGCGGGCGGCGGTCCGGTTGACGCAACTTTCAAGGCGCTGGAGCAGATAGTGAACAGCAGCGCGGAATTGCAGTTGTATTCGGTGAATAACATCACCACTGGCACTGATGCCCAGGGAGAAGTGACCGTGCGCCTGTCCAAAGCCGGACGGATCGTCAATGGGCAGGGTGCGGATACCGATATCGTAGTGGCTTCAGCTGAGGCCTATCTGGATGCGTTAAACGGCTTGTATAATAAATTGGAACGAGCGCATCCGCAGATTTAA
- a CDS encoding acetolactate synthase 3 catalytic subunit — MELTGAEITVRCLADEGVEFVFGYPGGAVLNIYDAIFKQDKFKHVLVRHEQAAVHAADGYARSTGKVGVALVTSGPGLTNAVTGIATAYMDSIPMVVISGQVPTGAIGMDAFQEVDTVGITRPCVKHNFLVKDIKDLAETMKKAFYIASTGRPGPVLVDIPKDITGQSFAYFYPETVTMRSYTPVVKGHTGQIKKAAQMLFEAKRPMIYSGGGVVLGNASKQLIELTRMLGFPCTNTLMGLGAYPATDKQFVGMLGMHGTYEANMAMQHCDVLLAVGARFDDRVIGSPDHFAREARRIIHIDIDPSSISKRVKVDVPIVGDVAAVLDELIKLIKTGKERRDEAALGAWWSQIEDWRSKDCLKFDRKSNIIKPQYVVEKLWEVTKGDAFVTTDVGQHQMWAAQFYKFDQPRRWVTSGGLGTMGFGLPAAMGVQLAHPHRDVACITGESSIQMCIQELSTCRQYHIPLKIVNLNNRYMGMVRQWQEFFYGNRYAESYMDSLPDFVKLAEAYGHVGMKIEKPEDVEPALREAFALKDRLVFMDFITDQTENVFPMVPGGAGITEMILAEEL; from the coding sequence ATGGAATTAACAGGCGCTGAGATTACCGTACGTTGCTTGGCAGATGAAGGCGTCGAATTTGTATTCGGCTACCCTGGCGGCGCGGTGCTCAATATATACGACGCGATTTTCAAACAAGACAAGTTCAAGCATGTGCTGGTACGCCATGAGCAGGCGGCGGTACATGCAGCTGACGGCTATGCTCGTTCGACCGGCAAGGTCGGGGTGGCGCTGGTAACCTCAGGCCCGGGTTTGACCAACGCCGTGACCGGTATCGCCACGGCCTACATGGATTCCATTCCGATGGTGGTGATCAGTGGCCAAGTGCCGACCGGCGCTATCGGCATGGATGCGTTCCAGGAAGTGGATACTGTGGGTATCACGCGTCCGTGTGTGAAACACAATTTTCTGGTCAAGGACATCAAGGATCTGGCCGAAACCATGAAAAAGGCATTCTATATCGCCTCTACCGGTCGCCCTGGTCCGGTGCTGGTGGATATTCCCAAGGATATCACCGGCCAGTCATTCGCATATTTTTACCCTGAAACGGTAACCATGCGTTCCTACACCCCGGTGGTCAAGGGGCATACCGGGCAAATCAAGAAAGCCGCGCAAATGCTGTTCGAGGCCAAACGCCCGATGATATACAGCGGCGGCGGCGTGGTGCTGGGCAATGCGTCGAAACAGCTGATCGAGCTGACCCGGATGCTGGGTTTTCCGTGCACCAATACGCTGATGGGCCTGGGCGCCTATCCGGCGACTGACAAGCAATTCGTCGGCATGCTGGGCATGCATGGCACCTACGAAGCCAATATGGCGATGCAGCACTGTGACGTATTGCTGGCCGTAGGCGCACGTTTTGACGATCGCGTGATCGGTTCGCCCGATCACTTTGCGCGTGAAGCGCGCCGCATCATTCATATCGATATCGATCCTTCTTCCATTTCCAAACGCGTGAAAGTGGATGTGCCTATCGTGGGTGACGTGGCGGCGGTACTGGATGAATTGATCAAACTGATCAAAACCGGCAAGGAACGTCGTGATGAAGCCGCGCTGGGCGCATGGTGGTCGCAGATCGAGGATTGGCGCAGCAAGGACTGCCTCAAATTCGATCGCAAGAGCAATATCATCAAGCCGCAGTATGTGGTGGAGAAACTGTGGGAAGTGACCAAGGGCGATGCCTTTGTCACCACCGACGTCGGTCAGCATCAAATGTGGGCGGCGCAGTTCTATAAATTCGACCAGCCGCGCCGTTGGGTGACTTCCGGCGGCCTGGGCACCATGGGATTCGGTTTGCCGGCAGCGATGGGCGTGCAGCTGGCGCATCCGCATCGTGATGTGGCGTGTATTACCGGTGAATCGAGCATACAGATGTGTATACAGGAGTTATCTACCTGTCGCCAGTACCATATCCCGCTTAAAATCGTGAATCTGAATAACCGCTACATGGGTATGGTGCGGCAATGGCAGGAGTTCTTCTATGGCAATCGTTATGCCGAATCCTACATGGATTCCTTGCCTGACTTTGTCAAGCTCGCCGAGGCGTATGGCCATGTGGGCATGAAGATCGAAAAACCGGAAGACGTCGAACCCGCTCTGCGCGAAGCATTTGCGCTCAAGGATCGTCTGGTGTTTATGGATTTCATCACCGACCAGACTGAAAACGTGTTCCCTATGGTACCGGGCGGCGCAGGTATTACTGAAATGATTTTGGCAGAGGAGCTTTGA
- the ilvN gene encoding acetolactate synthase small subunit, translating into MRHIISILMENEAGALSRVAGLFSARGYNIESLTVAPTEDVTLSRMTIVTRGSEDVIEQIVKQLNKLIDVVKILDLSDGSHIERELMLVKVRAFGKDREEMKRMADIFRGRIIDVTEKTYTIELTGPGTKLDAFIEAIDPVAILETVRTGASGIGRGERILKV; encoded by the coding sequence ATGCGCCATATTATTTCTATATTGATGGAAAATGAAGCCGGTGCCCTATCGCGTGTCGCCGGATTGTTCTCGGCGCGCGGTTATAATATCGAGTCGTTGACTGTTGCGCCTACCGAAGACGTCACGCTGTCACGCATGACCATCGTCACCCGTGGTTCGGAGGACGTGATCGAACAAATCGTCAAGCAACTCAACAAGTTGATTGATGTGGTTAAAATTCTGGATTTGTCGGATGGCAGCCATATCGAACGCGAACTCATGCTGGTCAAGGTGCGCGCGTTCGGTAAGGACCGCGAGGAAATGAAGCGCATGGCGGATATTTTCCGTGGCCGCATTATTGATGTCACTGAAAAAACCTACACTATCGAATTAACCGGCCCGGGAACGAAACTGGATGCCTTTATCGAGGCGATCGACCCTGTGGCGATTTTGGAAACCGTGCGTACCGGGGCTTCCGGTATCGGTCGCGGCGAACGCATACTTAAAGTTTAA